A stretch of uncultured Campylobacter sp. DNA encodes these proteins:
- a CDS encoding DUF1566 domain-containing protein has protein sequence MKRYIAASLLLCGLLNAEALSPTCYRDNDKNVVVCSDKKLGRLMWQDENQNFQGTWDQAQEYCNLVNLAGYKDWRLPTRMELLSIADKSRHEPSLNTAFKYTEDFDDPHYWSQTKIADFSSGAWLVDFRNGYDIWDFVSSRDFVRCVRND, from the coding sequence ATGAAAAGATATATAGCTGCTTCTTTACTGCTTTGCGGTCTGCTAAACGCAGAGGCGCTAAGTCCTACATGCTACCGAGATAACGATAAAAACGTAGTGGTATGTAGCGACAAAAAGCTGGGCAGGCTAATGTGGCAGGATGAGAATCAAAATTTTCAAGGAACGTGGGATCAGGCGCAGGAGTACTGCAATCTGGTAAACCTAGCCGGATACAAAGACTGGCGGCTGCCTACAAGGATGGAGCTACTAAGCATAGCGGATAAGAGTAGGCATGAACCCTCTCTAAATACGGCTTTTAAATACACAGAAGACTTCGATGATCCGCACTATTGGAGCCAGACTAAAATCGCCGACTTTTCGTCCGGCGCGTGGCTCGTGGATTTTAGGAATGGATACGATATCTGGGACTTCGTTTCTAGTCGCGACTTCGTGCGGTGTGTGAGAAATGATTGA